The Anguilla rostrata isolate EN2019 unplaced genomic scaffold, ASM1855537v3 scaf0098, whole genome shotgun sequence DNA segment ACTGTATGTGTTATCtatatttttaactttattattttttatttataatatttttaacttTCTCATTCTTGTACATCGTGGTATTCTataagtcttttaaaaaaattctttaaGTAATGCAGCCAGCTTTAAATCTGTTATTACGATGGTAATTCAAGATCAGTTCTGCTTCCATGGCCGCATAATTAATAtggacacattttttatttcatgacaTTTGACTGTATTGTGCAGAAATGTATTGTGCAAAGAAAATATAGTAGGTTTTTAGAAAAAGTGCAAACAATGGAAACTGAATAATTTTTTGGCATGAAATATAGAAGTTAAAGGAAGATCTTGGACAATTACAAGGAACTTCAACCAAGCACACTACGACTGTTTAAGGGTaaatgcaattcaatcaaacactTTGGATCAATTCAGTGCTGTTTCTATAGGGGATACTTTGCTGTCTGAATTTCACTACAAAAACCATAAATAAGACATTTGTAGATATCGTAAATGtaaatcttgtttttaaattatcttCATATGTAAATTctgcataaatgaaaaaagactcTCAAATGTTCATGCTTCACCAACACCGTATGTTAATTTACTTTGAGTATCGGTAGAATTTAACttctcagttttaaaatatgttcacaaaCCCTTACATTCTTCTCCACAGCACTGACTCTACATCCAAGTGACCATGGAGAATGTGTCAGCTGTGACATCCTTCATAATGACAGCATACATTGAACTGGAAGCTTATAGATATTTATACTTCCTGTGTTTCCTTATTTTATACATTCTAATATTATTGTTcaattctgttttaattttggcAATTTACACTGCAAAAGGTCTGCATGAAcctatgtatttgtttatatgtaaCTTAGCAGTGAATGGACTGTATGGTAGCACAGTTTTATTACCATCAATGCTTGGCCATTTGTCATCTCAGAATTATGAAAGATCTCTGACCCATTGTCTGTTACAGATAtactgcttattcctgtatgGTATAGTTGAATTTACTATTTTAACAGTGATGAGCTATGACCGTTATGTTGCTATCTGTCACCCATTACACTATCACCTCCTCATGTCCCCTAGAAAGGTTACTGCAGCCATTGTATTATCCTGGGTTGTTCCCTGTCTTTACTTTGCCctttatttcatattaacaACTGCCCAACTGTCATTCTGTGACAGGTATATAGAAAAAGTGTATTGTTCAAATTTTCATTTACAGAAATTGTCTTGTTTTGACACGAGTGTTGACAACATTGTTGGAATGGCGTTAATTATAGTGTGTCCTGGTCTGCCGATTATCCTGATACTATTTTCCTACGCACAAATACTCAGAATCTGCCTCTTTGCTTCTAAGGAATCTCA contains these protein-coding regions:
- the LOC135246256 gene encoding olfactory receptor 1E16-like produces the protein MENVSAVTSFIMTAYIELEAYRYLYFLCFLILYILILLFNSVLILAIYTAKGLHEPMYLFICNLAVNGLYGSTVLLPSMLGHLSSQNYERSLTHCLLQIYCLFLYGIVEFTILTVMSYDRYVAICHPLHYHLLMSPRKVTAAIVLSWVVPCLYFALYFILTTAQLSFCDRYIEKVYCSNFHLQKLSCFDTSVDNIVGMALIIVCPGLPIILILFSYAQILRICLFASKESQMKALQTCTPHLVTVMNYSVGVLFELVESSFNMSVVGGSTEREGRELEEEEELTGSQP